The following coding sequences are from one Reyranella humidisoli window:
- a CDS encoding NAD-dependent epimerase/dehydratase family protein: MNIFMTGATGYIGGTIARRLFDEGHTLRGLVRDEEKAKKLAAFGVEPVIGGLDDAAILTAEARRADAVINTANSDHRGAVEAFLEGLAGSNKPFIHTSGSSIVADDAHGDVASEKIYDEDTPLDPVPGKKARVEIDRTTRGASQRGVRSIVVCPTMIYGNGLGLARDSAQIPGLAKRARASGVVRHVGKGLNVWSNVHVEDVADIYRLALTRAPAGAFYFAENGEASYRDICAAIARRLNLGAPQVWPFAEAAKELGESSAAYTFGSNSRVRARRARSELGWQPKHASATAWIEAELPL, encoded by the coding sequence ATGAACATCTTCATGACCGGTGCGACCGGCTATATCGGCGGAACCATCGCGCGCCGTCTGTTCGATGAGGGTCACACGCTGCGTGGCCTGGTGCGCGACGAGGAGAAGGCGAAGAAGCTCGCGGCTTTCGGCGTCGAACCGGTGATCGGCGGTCTCGACGATGCCGCGATCCTCACAGCCGAGGCCAGGCGGGCCGATGCGGTGATCAACACGGCCAACAGCGACCATCGCGGCGCGGTGGAGGCATTCCTCGAAGGATTGGCCGGCTCGAACAAGCCGTTCATCCACACCAGCGGCTCCAGCATCGTGGCCGACGATGCCCACGGCGATGTCGCCTCGGAGAAGATTTACGACGAGGACACGCCGCTCGATCCGGTGCCGGGCAAGAAGGCAAGGGTCGAGATCGACCGCACGACTCGCGGCGCGAGCCAACGCGGCGTGCGCTCGATCGTCGTGTGTCCCACCATGATCTACGGCAACGGCCTCGGCCTGGCGCGCGACAGCGCCCAGATTCCCGGCCTCGCGAAGCGGGCCAGGGCCTCGGGCGTGGTGCGCCATGTCGGCAAGGGGCTGAACGTCTGGTCGAATGTCCATGTCGAGGACGTGGCCGACATCTACCGCCTGGCGCTCACCAGGGCGCCGGCTGGTGCCTTCTATTTCGCCGAGAACGGCGAGGCCTCGTATCGCGACATTTGCGCTGCCATTGCGCGCCGCTTGAATCTGGGGGCGCCGCAGGTCTGGCCCTTCGCGGAGGCCGCAAAGGAACTTGGCGAGAGCAGTGCGGCCTACACGTTCGGCTCCAACAGCCGCGTCAGGGCCAGGCGCGCCCGTAGCGAGTTGGGCTGGCAGCCGAAGCACGCTTCGGCGACGGCCTGGATCGAGGCCGAACTGCCGCTCTAG
- a CDS encoding O-acetylhomoserine aminocarboxypropyltransferase/cysteine synthase family protein, whose translation MTNSRHPETLSLHAGWRADPTTGSVAVPIHQTTSYQFRDTEHASNLFALKELGNIYTRIGNPTVDVLEQRIAALEGGAAALAVSSGQAASAFAIQNIAKAGDNIVSSTDLYGGTWNLFAHTLKDQGIEVRFVDPSDPQAFARATDDRTRAYYAETLPNPKLAVFPIKEVADIGRPLGIPLMVDNTAAPILTRPLDHGAAIVVYSGTKYLGGHGTSIAGLIVDGGNFDWAAHPKRQPALNTPDPSYHGAVWVEAVKPIGPVAYIIKARTTLLRDLGSALSPFNAFLILQGIETVTLRMERHVKNAQAVADFLAKRPEVAKVIHPSQQKGETRRRADAYLKGGYGGLVGFELAAGREAGRRFIDSLKLLYHVANIGDSRSLAIHPASTTHSQLTAEEQLATGVSDGYVRLSIGIEHIDDILADLSQALDAAGKLKSAA comes from the coding sequence ATGACCAATTCCCGCCATCCCGAGACCCTGTCGCTGCACGCCGGCTGGCGCGCCGATCCCACGACCGGCTCGGTCGCGGTGCCGATCCACCAGACGACCTCGTACCAGTTTCGCGACACCGAGCACGCGTCGAACCTGTTCGCGCTAAAGGAGCTGGGCAACATCTACACACGCATCGGCAATCCGACGGTCGACGTGCTGGAGCAGCGCATCGCGGCCCTCGAAGGCGGTGCCGCGGCGCTGGCTGTCAGCTCGGGTCAGGCGGCATCCGCCTTCGCGATCCAGAACATCGCCAAGGCCGGCGACAACATCGTGAGCTCGACCGATCTCTACGGCGGCACGTGGAATCTGTTCGCCCACACGCTGAAGGACCAGGGAATCGAAGTGCGCTTCGTCGATCCCAGCGATCCGCAGGCCTTCGCCCGCGCCACCGACGATCGCACCCGCGCCTACTATGCCGAGACGCTGCCCAACCCGAAGCTCGCGGTCTTCCCGATCAAGGAAGTGGCCGACATCGGCCGGCCGCTCGGCATTCCGCTGATGGTCGACAATACGGCGGCGCCGATCCTGACGCGGCCGCTCGATCACGGTGCGGCGATCGTCGTCTATTCCGGAACGAAGTATCTCGGCGGCCACGGCACCTCGATCGCCGGCCTGATCGTCGACGGCGGCAACTTCGACTGGGCCGCCCATCCGAAGCGCCAGCCGGCGCTCAACACGCCCGACCCGAGCTATCACGGCGCGGTCTGGGTCGAGGCGGTGAAGCCGATCGGACCGGTGGCCTACATCATCAAGGCGCGCACCACCCTGCTGCGCGATCTCGGCTCGGCCCTGTCGCCTTTCAACGCCTTCCTGATCCTGCAGGGCATCGAGACGGTGACGCTGCGCATGGAACGCCATGTGAAGAATGCGCAGGCCGTCGCCGATTTCCTGGCCAAGCGGCCGGAAGTCGCGAAGGTCATCCATCCGTCGCAGCAGAAGGGCGAGACGCGCCGCCGGGCCGACGCCTATCTCAAGGGCGGCTATGGCGGGCTTGTCGGGTTCGAACTGGCGGCGGGCCGGGAGGCCGGGCGCCGGTTCATCGATTCGCTGAAGCTGCTCTATCACGTCGCCAATATCGGCGATTCCCGCAGCCTCGCGATCCATCCCGCCTCGACCACGCACTCGCAGCTCACCGCCGAGGAGCAGCTCGCGACGGGCGTGTCGGACGGCTATGTGCGCCTGTCGATCGGCATCGAGCATATCGACGACATCCTCGCCGATCTCTCGCAGGCGCTCGATGCGGCCGGCAAGCTGAAGAGCGCGGCTTAG
- a CDS encoding ABC transporter substrate-binding protein yields the protein MKLRHLLVAAAVFALATPAAAQSTLKIVMHSDLKILDPIWASAQISRTHGYLVYDTLFGLDGDLKPQPQMVGNWTVDAANLIYTFTLRDGLKWHDGAPVTAEDCVASLKRWGSRDPVGLKLMANVKELSAPDAKTIRLELARPYGLVIDSLAKPAGIVPFMMPKRVAEAPATQQIKDPTGSGPFMFKADEWRPGDRVVYVKNPGYVPRAEPPANFAGGKVAKVDRVEWVSIADPQTAVNALENSEVDALESVAHDLLPLLEKRKGIEVQRGAYASQYALRPNWLHPPFNDPRMRLALGYAIDQKGFLDAAVGDPNFWRFCKTYYGCGTPLASDKGTAGLLEGNVEKAKALIKEAGYDGRPIILLQVTDLASLANLGPVAKAQLERVGFKVDMRPADWQTHLARVMRKEPPEDRGWNITLSSTGVIDVVNPITSLFLNSACEKASAGWSCDERIEAMREAYALEPDAAKRKAIAEEIQERALQLGTHYPLGEWYSASAVSGRTKGWIRPPSTTAFWNVEVTKR from the coding sequence CGTCATCTGCTTGTTGCCGCTGCCGTCTTCGCTCTTGCGACGCCCGCCGCCGCGCAATCGACGCTCAAGATCGTCATGCATTCGGATCTGAAGATCCTCGATCCGATCTGGGCGTCGGCGCAGATCAGCCGAACCCACGGCTATCTCGTCTACGACACGCTGTTCGGCCTCGACGGCGATCTCAAGCCGCAGCCGCAGATGGTGGGGAACTGGACCGTCGATGCGGCGAACCTCATCTACACCTTCACCCTGCGCGACGGGCTGAAGTGGCATGACGGCGCGCCGGTCACGGCGGAGGATTGCGTCGCCTCGCTGAAGCGCTGGGGCAGCCGCGATCCGGTCGGCCTCAAGCTGATGGCGAACGTGAAGGAACTGAGCGCACCCGACGCGAAGACGATCCGCCTGGAGCTCGCAAGGCCCTACGGGCTGGTGATCGATTCGCTGGCCAAGCCGGCCGGCATCGTGCCCTTCATGATGCCGAAGCGGGTCGCCGAGGCGCCGGCCACGCAGCAGATCAAGGATCCGACCGGCTCCGGCCCGTTCATGTTCAAGGCCGACGAGTGGCGGCCCGGCGACCGGGTCGTCTACGTGAAGAATCCCGGCTACGTGCCGCGCGCCGAGCCGCCCGCCAACTTCGCGGGGGGCAAAGTTGCGAAGGTCGACCGAGTCGAATGGGTCTCCATCGCCGATCCGCAGACCGCGGTGAATGCACTGGAGAACAGCGAGGTCGATGCCCTCGAATCGGTGGCGCACGACCTCTTGCCGCTGCTCGAGAAGAGGAAGGGCATCGAGGTCCAGCGTGGCGCCTATGCCAGCCAGTATGCGCTGCGGCCCAACTGGCTCCATCCGCCGTTCAACGATCCCCGGATGCGGCTGGCACTCGGCTACGCCATCGACCAGAAGGGCTTCCTCGACGCCGCCGTCGGCGACCCGAACTTCTGGCGCTTCTGCAAGACCTACTATGGCTGCGGCACGCCGCTGGCCTCGGACAAGGGCACCGCAGGCCTGCTCGAAGGCAACGTCGAGAAGGCCAAGGCTCTGATCAAGGAAGCGGGCTACGACGGACGACCGATCATCCTGCTGCAGGTGACCGACCTCGCCTCGCTCGCCAACCTCGGCCCCGTCGCCAAGGCACAGCTGGAGCGGGTCGGCTTCAAAGTCGACATGCGGCCGGCCGACTGGCAGACGCACCTCGCGCGCGTCATGCGCAAGGAGCCGCCGGAGGATCGCGGCTGGAACATCACCCTGTCGAGCACCGGCGTCATCGACGTGGTGAACCCGATCACCTCGCTGTTCCTCAATTCCGCCTGCGAAAAGGCCTCGGCGGGATGGTCGTGCGACGAGAGGATCGAGGCGATGCGCGAGGCCTATGCGCTGGAGCCGGATGCGGCGAAGCGCAAGGCCATCGCGGAGGAAATCCAGGAGCGTGCGCTTCAGCTCGGCACGCACTATCCGCTCGGTGAATGGTACAGCGCCTCGGCCGTCAGCGGCCGCACGAAAGGCTGGATCCGCCCGCCCTCGACGACCGCCTTCTGGAACGTCGAGGTTACGAAGAGATAA
- the dinB gene encoding DNA polymerase IV — translation MAENVRKIIHVDMDAFYASVEQRDDPALRGQPVAVGGRQRGVVMAASYEARKFGVRSAMPSVTAKRLCPELVFVKPRFDVYKEVSRQIREIFLDYTPLVEPLSLDEAYLDVTTNLKGMPLASEIAREIRARILERTGLTASAGISYNKFLAKLASDHRKPDGQTVIPPEKGPAFVESLPVGRFHGVGPKTAEKMNRLGIQTGADLKAQTLEFLEQYFGRSGTYYHAIARGHDERRVVPNRPRKSVGSETTFMEDLDRPAAVEEGVASVLEDVWAYCERTGILGRTVTVKIKYADFRIVTRSRTLEESVDSRDVLERTARELVRTIFPLEKKVRLLGVSLHNLHQREERKVPPQMTLAL, via the coding sequence ATGGCGGAAAACGTCCGCAAGATCATCCATGTCGACATGGACGCCTTCTACGCGTCCGTGGAGCAACGCGACGACCCGGCGCTGCGTGGCCAGCCGGTCGCGGTCGGCGGGCGGCAGCGCGGCGTCGTGATGGCCGCGAGCTACGAGGCGCGCAAATTCGGCGTGCGCTCGGCCATGCCCTCGGTCACGGCCAAGCGCCTGTGCCCGGAGCTCGTCTTCGTGAAGCCGCGCTTCGACGTCTACAAGGAAGTGTCGCGCCAGATTCGCGAGATCTTCCTCGACTACACACCGCTGGTGGAGCCGCTGTCGCTCGACGAGGCCTATCTCGATGTCACCACCAACCTCAAGGGCATGCCGCTCGCCTCCGAGATCGCGCGCGAGATCCGCGCCCGTATCCTGGAGCGCACCGGCCTCACCGCCTCGGCCGGCATCTCCTACAACAAATTCCTGGCCAAGCTCGCCTCCGACCATCGCAAGCCCGACGGCCAGACGGTGATCCCTCCCGAGAAAGGCCCGGCCTTCGTCGAGAGCCTGCCGGTCGGCCGCTTCCATGGCGTCGGGCCGAAGACGGCGGAAAAGATGAACCGGCTTGGCATCCAGACCGGTGCCGACCTCAAGGCGCAGACGCTGGAATTCCTCGAACAGTATTTCGGCCGCTCCGGCACCTACTACCACGCCATCGCGCGTGGCCATGACGAACGTCGCGTCGTGCCCAACCGGCCGCGCAAGTCGGTCGGTTCGGAGACGACCTTCATGGAGGATCTCGACCGGCCAGCGGCGGTGGAGGAGGGGGTGGCCTCCGTGCTCGAGGATGTCTGGGCCTATTGCGAGCGCACCGGCATCCTGGGCCGCACCGTGACGGTGAAGATCAAGTATGCCGACTTCCGGATCGTGACGCGCAGCCGCACGCTGGAGGAGAGCGTCGACAGCCGCGACGTGCTGGAGCGCACCGCGCGCGAACTGGTCCGCACGATCTTCCCGCTGGAAAAGAAAGTGCGGCTGCTCGGCGTCTCGCTCCATAACCTGCACCAGCGCGAGGAACGCAAGGTGCCGCCCCAGATGACGCTGGCTCTCTAG
- a CDS encoding nitroreductase family protein, with product MPDITHAREPRLLALDQLLARRSVGPLQEPAPQGADLDLILDAGLRAPDHGRLKPWRFVVIRGDAMLAYGEKLAEAATVRDPVNAAALAERYRAWVRRTPMLIAVGAVIKPGNIPEIEQLLAAGAAAMNMLNALHMLGYGGMWVTGPNAYDANVNRLLGFEAPSRLVGFLTAGTPAPSTAPVPARPDRAAHVAEWKAE from the coding sequence ATGCCTGACATCACCCATGCGCGCGAGCCTCGCCTGCTCGCCCTCGACCAGTTGCTGGCCCGCCGTTCGGTCGGCCCGCTGCAGGAACCGGCGCCCCAGGGCGCGGACCTCGACCTGATCCTCGACGCCGGCCTGCGGGCGCCCGACCATGGGCGTCTGAAGCCCTGGCGCTTCGTCGTCATTCGCGGCGACGCGATGCTCGCCTATGGCGAGAAGCTGGCCGAAGCCGCCACGGTTCGCGATCCGGTCAACGCCGCCGCGCTCGCCGAGCGCTATCGCGCCTGGGTCCGTCGCACGCCGATGCTGATCGCGGTCGGCGCCGTCATCAAGCCGGGCAACATTCCCGAGATCGAGCAACTGCTCGCCGCCGGCGCGGCGGCGATGAACATGCTGAACGCGCTGCACATGCTGGGCTATGGCGGCATGTGGGTGACGGGCCCGAATGCCTACGACGCCAACGTGAACAGGCTGCTGGGCTTCGAAGCTCCGTCGCGCCTCGTCGGCTTCCTCACCGCCGGCACGCCCGCTCCCTCGACCGCCCCGGTCCCGGCGCGGCCCGACCGGGCCGCGCACGTCGCCGAGTGGAAGGCCGAGTGA
- a CDS encoding efflux transporter outer membrane subunit, with protein sequence MRRSAASLLPLLLVSGCLVGPDYERAPPASPVAPAYKEAELPTGAASVFRPAQPADGADRGQWWRVYSDPTLDSLASQIDVSNQNLKIFEANYRRARAIIRQDQSALYPSLSGTGSGQQTGTGGLRGTTAAGGTATVTRYDSTIGQYSTGFTLNWELDLWGTLRRQVESDSASAQASDADLANARLSAQTDLVTNYASLRISDDRKRLYEATVAAYLRSMQIAQNQVDAGIVSRVDLVQAQTQYEQTRAQLVNEGINRALLEHAIALLVGKAPSEVSIEPAPTRLTIPTVDSGVPSTLLERRPDIASAERQMAAANAQIGVAKGAFYPQISLGATIGFLSGGLGSLLQLGTAAWSVGPQIAGTLVDGGAMAAQVQGARAGYDATVATYRQTVLTAFQQVEDALAQQRILVMQERVQRAAVAAAREAERLSLNQYRVGTVPYTTVVQTQAAALSAEQALLTIRLNRLIASANLVKALGGGWRQEDLPPPVPIGGLKQANPAPPAFPPPGR encoded by the coding sequence ATGAGGCGTAGCGCTGCGTCGCTTCTTCCGCTTCTGCTCGTTTCGGGTTGCCTCGTCGGGCCCGACTACGAGCGCGCGCCGCCGGCCAGCCCCGTTGCGCCTGCCTACAAGGAAGCCGAGCTTCCGACGGGCGCGGCATCGGTGTTCCGTCCGGCCCAGCCCGCCGACGGCGCGGATCGCGGCCAGTGGTGGCGGGTCTACAGCGATCCGACGCTCGACAGTCTCGCGTCGCAGATCGACGTCTCGAACCAGAACCTCAAGATCTTCGAGGCCAACTATCGCCGCGCGCGCGCGATCATCCGGCAGGACCAGTCGGCGCTCTATCCCAGCCTCTCGGGCACCGGATCGGGGCAGCAGACCGGCACGGGCGGCCTGCGCGGCACCACGGCGGCCGGCGGCACGGCGACGGTGACGCGATACGATTCGACGATCGGCCAGTATTCGACCGGCTTCACCCTCAATTGGGAACTCGACTTGTGGGGCACGCTGCGCCGCCAGGTCGAAAGCGATTCGGCGTCGGCACAGGCGAGCGACGCCGACCTCGCCAACGCGCGGCTCTCGGCCCAGACCGATCTCGTGACGAACTATGCGTCGCTGCGCATCTCCGACGACCGCAAGCGCCTCTACGAGGCCACCGTCGCGGCCTACCTGCGATCGATGCAGATCGCGCAGAACCAGGTCGACGCCGGCATCGTCTCGCGCGTCGATCTCGTGCAGGCGCAGACGCAGTACGAGCAGACGCGTGCGCAGCTGGTGAACGAAGGCATCAACCGCGCGCTGCTCGAACATGCGATCGCGCTTCTGGTCGGCAAGGCGCCCTCCGAGGTGAGCATCGAGCCGGCGCCCACGCGCCTCACGATCCCCACGGTCGATTCCGGCGTGCCGTCGACCCTGCTGGAGCGGCGGCCGGACATCGCTTCCGCCGAGCGCCAGATGGCGGCGGCCAACGCCCAGATCGGCGTGGCCAAGGGCGCCTTCTATCCGCAGATCTCGCTGGGCGCGACCATCGGCTTCCTGAGCGGTGGCTTGGGCTCGCTGCTGCAGCTCGGCACGGCGGCCTGGTCGGTCGGGCCGCAGATCGCCGGCACGCTGGTCGACGGCGGCGCGATGGCGGCCCAGGTGCAGGGCGCCCGCGCCGGTTATGACGCCACCGTCGCGACCTATCGCCAGACCGTCCTGACGGCTTTCCAGCAGGTCGAGGACGCGCTGGCGCAGCAGCGCATCCTGGTGATGCAGGAGCGGGTGCAGCGCGCGGCCGTCGCCGCCGCGCGCGAGGCGGAGCGGCTCTCGCTCAACCAGTATCGCGTCGGCACCGTGCCCTACACGACCGTGGTGCAGACACAGGCCGCCGCGCTCTCGGCGGAGCAGGCGCTGCTTACGATCCGTCTCAACCGGCTCATCGCCAGCGCCAACCTGGTGAAGGCGCTGGGCGGCGGCTGGCGGCAGGAAGACCTGCCGCCGCCGGTGCCGATCGGCGGCCTCAAGCAGGCCAATCCCGCCCCGCCGGCGTTTCCGCCACCCGGACGATAG
- a CDS encoding carboxymuconolactone decarboxylase family protein, whose product MIKRKQRIPLRDLSTMKPEDREAIEKNAMNGQVFNIFKVLANHPALTKRWTPFAGHILSKQTLPFRDRELLILRIGWLNQAEYEFAQHELIAKRGGVTDGDIANLKEGPKAKGWSEHEAALMQLADDLFENSVASDATWATLSKTYSTEQLMDAVFTVGQYNLVSWALNSFGVPLDDFLPGAQKK is encoded by the coding sequence GTGATCAAGCGCAAGCAGCGTATCCCGTTGCGTGACCTCTCGACGATGAAGCCCGAGGATCGCGAGGCCATCGAGAAGAACGCCATGAACGGCCAGGTGTTCAACATCTTCAAGGTGCTGGCCAATCACCCCGCGCTGACCAAGCGCTGGACGCCGTTCGCCGGCCACATCCTCTCGAAGCAGACGCTGCCGTTCCGCGATCGCGAGCTTCTGATCCTGCGCATCGGCTGGCTGAACCAGGCGGAATACGAGTTCGCGCAGCACGAGCTGATCGCCAAGCGCGGCGGCGTCACCGATGGCGACATCGCCAATCTCAAGGAAGGTCCGAAGGCCAAGGGCTGGAGCGAGCACGAGGCCGCGCTGATGCAGCTCGCCGACGATCTGTTCGAGAACTCGGTCGCGTCGGACGCGACCTGGGCGACGCTCTCGAAGACCTACTCGACCGAGCAGCTCATGGACGCCGTCTTCACGGTCGGCCAGTACAATCTCGTCTCGTGGGCGCTGAACAGCTTCGGCGTGCCGCTCGACGACTTCCTGCCGGGTGCCCAGAAGAAGTAG
- a CDS encoding aldo/keto reductase: MSRTLTRSRLIGLAGAGLLAAKGSAAQTGARMHQRRIPASGEMLPVVGVGTWRTFDVGGKPEDRAPLAEVLRRLFDAGGSVIDTSPMYGSAEAVVGDLLSAAGTRDKAFIATKVWTTGRDSGLAQMRASLRLLKTDRIDLMQIHNLVDWRAHLPTLRAWKAEGRIRYLGITHYTQSAHDELESVMRSEKWDFIQINYALDDRAVERRLLPLAAERGIAVIVNQPFGGGGLLRKLSARKLPDWAGEIGATSWAQILLKFVLANPAVTCVIPGTSKPEHMTDNLQGGFGVYPDAALLKKMIADVPV; this comes from the coding sequence ATGTCACGCACTCTCACCCGCTCGCGACTGATTGGCCTCGCCGGTGCCGGCCTGCTGGCCGCTAAGGGCAGCGCCGCCCAGACAGGAGCCCGCATGCATCAGCGCAGGATCCCCGCTTCGGGGGAGATGTTGCCCGTCGTCGGCGTGGGGACTTGGCGCACCTTCGACGTGGGTGGCAAGCCCGAGGATCGCGCACCGCTTGCAGAAGTGCTGCGGCGGCTGTTCGACGCCGGCGGCTCGGTGATCGATACCTCGCCGATGTACGGTTCGGCGGAGGCCGTGGTCGGAGACCTGCTGTCCGCCGCCGGCACGCGCGACAAGGCTTTCATCGCCACCAAGGTCTGGACCACCGGCCGCGACAGTGGCCTCGCGCAGATGCGGGCGTCCTTGCGGCTGCTGAAGACCGACCGCATCGACCTGATGCAGATCCACAATCTCGTCGACTGGCGAGCCCATCTTCCGACCCTGCGCGCCTGGAAGGCCGAGGGCCGCATCCGCTATCTCGGCATCACCCACTACACGCAGAGCGCCCACGACGAGCTGGAAAGCGTGATGCGGTCGGAGAAGTGGGATTTCATCCAGATCAACTACGCGCTCGACGATCGCGCCGTAGAGCGCAGGCTGCTGCCATTGGCGGCCGAGCGCGGCATCGCGGTGATCGTGAACCAGCCCTTCGGCGGCGGCGGCCTCCTGCGCAAGCTCTCCGCCCGCAAGCTGCCCGACTGGGCCGGTGAGATCGGCGCCACGAGCTGGGCCCAGATCCTGCTGAAGTTCGTGCTGGCCAATCCCGCCGTGACCTGCGTGATCCCCGGTACCAGCAAGCCCGAGCATATGACGGACAACCTGCAGGGCGGCTTCGGAGTTTATCCCGACGCGGCGTTGCTCAAGAAGATGATCGCCGACGTTCCAGTCTAG